One window of the Podospora pseudopauciseta strain CBS 411.78 chromosome 4, whole genome shotgun sequence genome contains the following:
- a CDS encoding hypothetical protein (EggNog:ENOG503P3WV) has protein sequence MPLPDDSVADMGSSDDNNQFDMGDGTPTKPLLDKNGMPRIVMTPEERHRILRQLSFPVENLTAPFWVKSGGDNSLLAKQISVSLNIAHIMAKRPLRTDEANAVANFRTTYVNTMELETPVWIATTIALERRGRDKLRFPHYTPSPEKYNINAFPSLANPKWTGEAAVRAWRLARLAAYGFVVNIWTTVLFASFANTSYSVKLLRMFKESDEQQKHRPEMGDVYGQDRAPQQDYQRGQQQEETPQQPAQYQRPKWAQQAAQAALKPEPPKSWEDDDGFLFDDASPVAPVQRDGARTSTGGKTGHSPPKLTNSWDKIREAAKSGENPASWGKDNQAAPVRKSESYTYTENEKDYAKNQAQKEFDAMLERERTGKADAGNRRY, from the coding sequence ATGCCTCTACCAGACGACTCCGTGGCCGACATGGGCTCTTCAGACGATAACAACCAATTCGATATGGGCGATGGCACCCCAACCAAGCCGTTGCTCGACAAGAATGGCATGCCAAGGATAGTCATGACACCCGAGGAAAGGCATCGCATCCTCCGACAGCTTAGCTTCCCCGTCGAGAACCTCACGGCCCCGTTCTGGGTGAAGAGCGGCGGCGACAACTCTCTTTTGGCCAAGCAGATCTCCGTCTCACTCAACATTGCTCACATCATGGCAAAACGCCCTCTGAGAACCGATGAGGCCAACGCTGTTGCCAACTTCAGGACCACATATGTCAACACCATGGAGCTCGAGACACCTGTATGGATTGCCACCACCATTGCCCTTGAACGCCGGGGCCGTGACAAGCTTCGTTTCCCTCATTACACCCCAAGCCCGGAAAAGTACAACATCAATGCCTTCCCATCTCTGGCCAATCCCAAGTGGACAGGTGAGGCTGCCGTTCGAGCTTGGCGCCTGGCCCGTCTGGCTGCGTATGGTTTTGTGGTCAACATCTGGACCACTGTTTTGTTCGCAAGCTTCGCCAATACCTCCTACAGCGTCAAGCTGTTGAGGATGTTCAAGGAGTCAGACGAGCAGCAGAAGCACCGCCCGGAGATGGGTGATGTTTACGGGCAGGACCGTGCACCACAGCAAGACTATCAACGAGGGCAACAGCAAGAAGAGACACCACAGCAGCCGGCCCAGTATCAACGACCAAAGTGGGCACAACAGGCGGCCCAGGCAGCGTTGAAGCCTGAGCCCCCAAAGAGCTgggaggacgacgatggcTTCCTCTTTGACGACGCCTCACCTGTTGCACCTGTTCAAAGAGATGGCGCTCGTACATCAACGGGTGGAAAGACTGGCCATTCCCCTCCGAAGCTGACCAACTCGTGGGACAAGATCAGAGAGGCGGCAAAGTCGGGTGAGAATCCTGCCTCGTGGGGCAAGGACAATCAAGCAGCGCCGGTGCGCAAGTCAGAGTCGTATACTTATACGGAGAATGAGAAGGACTATGCGAAGAATCAGGCGCAGAAGGAGTTTGATGCCATGTTGGAGCGTGAGAGGACAGGTAAGGCAGACGCTGGGAATCGGAGGTACTGA
- a CDS encoding hypothetical protein (COG:O; EggNog:ENOG503PTUC) yields MVCLIRLHPQQPQEDLSFPHRTTIIHTHTSPKQHSPPPPSPPFTKMASTTPNNTREILTLFSQLVAHTHDPKVTINPPIVNCHLCLEDPEILTPLTPAHLGATTFPGVVLLCGHMVCKPCFKGWHDSIRNRQTNATPANFTPSPGAALPQIPAPHVVPCPICRGSLSFLNSSHCRHLLPISAVPRTLPDWGRAPKICSDCRLLRGRKLGELVRTFKELNVQADEIETEVRSWRLVGGLRFTEEEIRLCFPHVVNSRDPAGHAMRVIRGRMVQEELARKTWAVSSWQAMGRDFGEAREEYMK; encoded by the coding sequence atggtcTGTTTAATCAGGCTTCAtcctcaacagcctcaaGAAGACCTTTCCTTTCCTCATCGGACTACCATCATCCACACTCACACATCACCAAAACaacactcaccaccaccaccatcaccaccattcACCAAAATGGcttccacaacccccaacaacacccgTGAGATTCTCACCCTATTCTCCCAGCTCGTGGCTCACACCCACGACCCCAaggtcaccatcaaccccccgaTCGTCAACTGCCACCTCTGCCTCGAAGACCCCGAgatcctcacccccctcacccccgctCACCTCGGAGCTACCACATTCCCGGGCGTGGTTCTCCTCTGCGGCCACATGGTCTGCAAGCCCTGCTTCAAGGGCTGGCACGACTCCATCCGCAACCGCCAAACAAACGCCACCCCCGCCaacttcaccccctcccctggGGCCGCCCTCCCACAGATCCCCGCACCCCACGTGGTGCCCTGCCCCATCTGCCGTGgttccctctccttcctcaactcctcccactgcaggcacctcctcccaatcTCCGCCGTGCCGCGCACGCTGCCGGACTGGGGGCGGGCCCCGAAAATCTGCTCCGACTGCAGGTTGCTCCGGGGGAGGAAGCTAGGGGAGCTGGTCCGCACTTTCAAGGAGTTGAACGTTCAGGCCGACGAAATCGAGACGGAGGTCAGGtcttggaggttggtgggtggACTCCGGtttaccgaggaggagatcagGCTTTGTTTTCCACACGTGGTCAACAGCCGGGATCCGGCGGGTCATGCGATGAGGGTTATTAGAGGGAGGATGGTACAAGAGGAGCTAGCAAGAAAGACTTGGGCTGTGAGCAGTTGGCAGGCGATGGGGAGGGATTtcggggaggcgagggaggagtatATGAAGTAA